actccaacttagggtttccgaattagtcccaaaacctaatgttaccgcacaaataatgaatataatctaatatcaaacttaagaacggactggggcctcacaaagACTCGTCCCAATAAGAAAACCCACTTCCAAGAAATCTTCTTTTCTGCGAAATTTCCTCCTGATGAGGCGACTGAATCAAAGTAGAAGTTTTTTCATCCTTATCAGGGTCAAGATCAACAAAATCCTGAACCTTTCCAGGGTTTTCAGTTTCTTCGTGATCGAGAAAATCAATAGCATCAAGATACTCTGCAGTAGAAGGTTTTTGCTCCTGATCAGGGTCAAGATCAACAAAATCAATAACCTTTCCAGGGTTTTCAGTTTCTTCTTGATCGAGAAAATCAATCACATCAAGATACTCTGCAGAATTGTCAATCTCATACTGATCAAAGTCGAAAAGATCAACAGCATTATCCATCTTATCAATTTCAGCAACATTTATTGCCGCTGCTCCATCCTTGACCATCCTTTCCTCAATCTTGTTCTTGATTGCTTCAATTTTACTGTCCAATATCTTAACCAACTCGACAGGATCAATTTCTCCATCTGTCGACTTCTCCAGAGGGTGCTCTGTGTTCTTGGCTGACAGTGATCGAGCTTGTTCTTTTTCAGAATACTTGTCAATAACAGATTGAACATCATTGTGATTCTCAGGCCAGGTTTGGATTTTGCCACTAGGCTCAATGATCACCACACAAACTGGTATATCACACTGCAATACGAGCTCCATTGCCTTCTTCTTGATTCCAGCAACCCTGTTCTTGCAGACTTCAAAGGATACCTTAGAATTCAGGGATTGCTTAGACTTCGAACTCTTCAGTGCCTTCTTCTCCATGGTTGCATACGACAATTGAAGCAGGCGTGAGTTTTACGGACGAGAATTGAAGCAACGGCCAGTTGAGTTTAAGTACGACAATTCGGAAAGAATAAGAATTTGGAAAGTAGGAATTAGAAAGCGGTATGTTATGTAAAATATTGTCCCAAGActatttgtaaactaatatttgtttatttatttcttcCCTATGGGAGAATTCGCAATGAACTTATTTAAAATAGTTTGAACTTattttaagcattttttttagttaagAAATTTTAACTTAAAAAATCTTGATGATTTTACCTTTGTAATTTTATTTGGTTGATGGTTTTGGAAATTCCATAATTTTATACATAAAagtttacttttctttaatgTAACGACattaaattttctaaacaatAGATATGATGATAAAGTACTAATGCAAGAGATAAAGGTATAAATAACCAAGGAATGGAACTCAATAAATCACACAGctcaaaataaatagaaaatctcTTACAAAATGACAATGCAAATATTCTGTCATGGTTATAAAAAATATCTTACTTGCTGGTATAGATTAGATTGAGTGTGGGTTTTTAAAATATGCAACAAAGTTAAAATGGATTgagtttaagaaaaattaagcTTAACCCAATGTAAGCTCTCGTGcgcgcgcgcacacacacacacacacacataaataTATAATCTTTTTCCAATAATTGAGGAATACTCAAAAGGTTTTGATCAATTCTGGAACATATAAAACATCAGAAATTAATTTCAAACCTGTGTACCTTTCAATTGCCGGTGTTCCTATGCCTTTTATAGCAAGATAAGCTCCATTTCCAATCCGAACTCTAGTAATAGCAGTTTTATCAAGCTTTTTGAAAAGCTCTTGATCATAAGTCATGTGTTTTGTAGAACCACTATCTATAAGCCAGCTTTCCACATAGCTATTAGTGGTGAAACATGAATCTGCAAACAATTGCTCCTCCTGCAGTTAATTCTCCGTAGCCTTGGCTTCTCCTTGTTGCTGTTGAGACTTGCATATCTTTTCCACATGCCCTAACTGATCACATTTGTGACATCTTACATCTGGGTTCCACCAACACCTTTTTTGTGGATGATTGGTTTTTTTACAATAAAGGCAAAATGgaagtacttgagatttgttATTTCTAGGCACTTTTTTGTTGTTCTTCATGTTCTTGCCCCTGTTGTTGTTTTGTGATATGGCTTGAAAGGCACCTTCCACTGATTCTTCTTGCCTCATCAGCCTTCTTTGACCTTGTGCCTGTAGTGCATTTAACAATTCTGCCAAGGTGATACATGAcagatcttttgagttttccaaGGCCATGGTTGTAGCCTCAAACTTTTCAGGGATTGTAACTAGAATTTTTTGAACTATTCTAGAATCAGAAAAATTAGTACCAAGAAGTCTTACTTTATTGACTATGTCAAGGAGTCTATCAGAATAGTCCTTGATAGTTTCTGATCCTTTCATCTTCTGCATCTCAAATTCTCGAATCAAGTTCAACACCCGCATCCctttaattttttcatctcCTTCATATTCATtcttcaagaaattccagatcTCATGCGTTGTTTTCAATGTCATGATTCTTGAAAAGATTGTGGATGTGACAATTGCATATAGACTTTCTTTGACTTTCGATTTCCTTTGTCTCCTCTCATTATGGTGTTTCATTTGAGCAATTGTTGGATTGTTTAGAAAAGGAAGTACTTCATAATCATCTTCTATAGGTTTCCACAAATCATTTCTACCAAGATAGGCTCCCATTCTGACAGCCTACATTTGATAATTTGTTCCATCGAATATGGGAGGTCCAAGTTGATGAGTAGAGGAAACCTCTGGATTCATTGTAATAAGGGTAAATGTTTTAAAGAaggtgtttaaactctcaatcCTCATAGATCCCTCAAGATGAAAGCTTTGGTGCCACTCTATTGGATTATTAGAGTAGAGAAAGTAGAACAAGAATGAAAACCTTTGTATTGCAGAAGTCACATTTTATTGAGTTATAAGCCATGCTTTTATATAgcataaagaaaacaaaattagaGAAAAACTCTGGAAAAAGATCTGCTAGAGATAAGATCCTAGAATCATAATCATAACAAGTATTTTTACTTATCTATTGCTTAAAAAATAGCAAAGTGAATAACTAATTATTGCAATCTGTTAGCAGTTCCACAAATCATGCTATTCAATAGTTTTTCTTAAACATTTTGCAATCTATTCATTGATTCTGATTGAATTGCCCATGCTTGCAATTTATAgctatgttttaaaattcaaacTAGACCGGCTGGTCCGACTGGAAACCGGCTAGGCAGCCAGTCCAAATCATCTTAAAAGACTGCCTTTTAAAAGCCAGATTTGACCGGAAACCAGTGAAATCGGACAAAACCTggatttaaataaaaaatggcATAATGATGGGAACTGTGAATATAGTCATGGCAAATTGTGTTCA
The genomic region above belongs to Coffea arabica cultivar ET-39 chromosome 7c, Coffea Arabica ET-39 HiFi, whole genome shotgun sequence and contains:
- the LOC113699783 gene encoding uncharacterized protein, yielding MGAYLGRNDLWKPIEDDYEVLPFLNNPTIAQMKHHNERRQRKSKVKESLYAIVTSTIFSRIMTLKTTHEIWNFLKNEYEGDEKIKGMRVLNLIREFEMQKMKGSETIKDYSDRLLDIVNKVRLLGTNFSDSRIVQKILVTIPEKFEATTMALENSKDLSCITLAELLNALQAQGQRRLMRQEESVEGAFQAISQNNNRGKNMKNNKKVPRNNKSQVLPFCLYCKKTNHPQKRCWWNPDVRCHKCDQLGHVEKICKSQQQQGEAKATEN